Proteins encoded within one genomic window of Gloeobacter kilaueensis JS1:
- a CDS encoding SWIM zinc finger family protein, whose product MVQHSRTWWGKRFLDALRLFCDGARLSRGNAYSGPDRLLHFEIDGATIRATVRGNVNPYYGVYKEPRYQTTIALTNIPAPAWERIIRHLSTQASSVAQLLMNQMPDDIEASFKRSDERLLPVGSWDFQTSCSCPDWANPCKHVAGVCYRLAAELDANPFLLFELRGLSREALQAELLKSPLGRALASQLEATPLDPVAIDTYYTRPGTVPLPELIDLKRFWHGEKHLPPPQSPRPTAVAALLVKTQGDYPAFWHRDNSFIAVMEQLYERVRTKNRDRL is encoded by the coding sequence ATGGTCCAGCACAGCCGTACCTGGTGGGGAAAGCGCTTTCTCGATGCGCTGCGGCTCTTTTGCGATGGGGCGCGCCTCAGCCGGGGCAACGCCTACTCGGGGCCGGATCGTCTGCTGCACTTTGAGATCGACGGTGCGACGATCCGGGCGACGGTGCGGGGCAACGTCAACCCTTACTACGGGGTCTACAAGGAACCCCGCTACCAGACGACGATTGCGCTGACGAACATTCCTGCCCCTGCCTGGGAGCGGATCATCCGGCACCTATCCACCCAGGCGAGCAGTGTGGCGCAACTGTTGATGAACCAGATGCCCGACGACATCGAGGCGAGTTTTAAGCGCTCAGACGAGCGGCTTTTGCCCGTCGGCAGTTGGGATTTTCAGACCAGCTGTTCCTGTCCGGACTGGGCGAACCCCTGCAAGCACGTGGCTGGTGTCTGCTATCGCCTGGCAGCCGAGTTGGACGCCAATCCCTTTTTGCTCTTCGAGTTGCGGGGGCTGAGCCGCGAGGCTCTGCAGGCCGAACTGCTCAAATCTCCCCTGGGGCGCGCCCTCGCCAGTCAGCTCGAAGCGACGCCCCTGGACCCGGTAGCGATTGATACTTATTACACGCGGCCCGGCACGGTTCCCCTTCCAGAACTCATCGACCTCAAGCGCTTCTGGCACGGAGAAAAACACCTGCCGCCCCCCCAGAGCCCCAGGCCCACCGCCGTCGCAGCGCTTCTGGTCAAGACCCAGGGAGACTACCCGGCTTTCTGGCACCGGGACAATTCGTTTATCGCGGTGATGGAGCAGCTCTACGAGCGGGTGCGGACCAAAAACCGCGACCGGCTCTAA
- a CDS encoding glycogen debranching N-terminal domain-containing protein, with amino-acid sequence MPVKVTVNPGQVVINDGSTFLVTASDGSIDENLAQGFFVRDTRLISYYEITLNRCRLSLLASSTINHHSALYQFTNPEMPSVGGPVKAGQLIISVRRDVAVGMHEDIDIANHASGSVRFQLMLAIRSDFADIFQVKSRQLLVRGQTTTTWDETTLTTTYSNGSFRRGIIVLPCSSDAPPRYANGRLIFDIQLEAGRSWHTCIDFTAVADSEQLVPARSCSQQHRTEANQLRDDFVAHSTHLHSSNAEVNALYRQALEDMGALRIAVKDNDRHYWMPAAGIPWFVAVFGRDSIIASLQTMAVHPELASGTLLRLAMLQAEAVDDWHDAQPGKILHELRSGELTELGELPYTPYYGTVDATPLWAVTLAESYDWLADRQMLDLCRPALERALAWIDRYGDFDGDGFVEYLTHSQQGLRNQGWKDSGDAIVYPDGQLVEPPIALCEVQGYVYDAWRRAAQLFEVWGEADRARKLRSRADALFEAFNERFWMEEEGFYCLGLDRDKQPIRSITSNPGQLLVSSIVPPERAGRVVSRLFAADLWSGWGIRTLSSEHVAYNPISYQRGSVWPHDNAIIAAGLKRYGFDAEVARIAEGIFAAAGYFEAGRMPELFAGIERRADGFPVPYPEANVPQAWAAGAILLLIRTLLGLRAEASHHRLLVRPVLPDWLNRVQLRNLKVGTASCTLTCWREDERTRWQVSDLIGELKVEAATTPSALVR; translated from the coding sequence ATGCCGGTCAAGGTGACGGTGAACCCTGGACAGGTCGTGATCAACGACGGTTCGACCTTTCTTGTCACCGCCTCCGACGGCTCGATCGATGAGAATCTGGCCCAGGGGTTCTTCGTGCGCGACACGCGGCTGATTTCTTATTACGAGATCACCCTCAACCGCTGCCGCCTGTCGCTGCTCGCCTCCAGCACGATCAACCACCACAGCGCCCTCTACCAGTTCACCAACCCCGAGATGCCCAGCGTCGGCGGTCCTGTGAAGGCTGGTCAACTGATCATCAGTGTGCGGCGCGATGTCGCCGTCGGAATGCACGAGGACATCGACATTGCCAACCACGCCAGCGGCAGCGTGCGCTTTCAGCTGATGCTTGCCATCCGCTCCGACTTTGCCGATATCTTTCAAGTCAAGTCCCGGCAACTGCTGGTGCGCGGCCAGACAACGACCACCTGGGATGAGACCACCCTCACCACCACCTACAGCAACGGCAGCTTCCGGCGGGGGATCATCGTCCTGCCCTGCAGCTCGGATGCCCCTCCCCGCTACGCCAACGGACGGCTCATCTTCGACATTCAGCTGGAGGCGGGCCGAAGCTGGCACACCTGCATCGACTTTACGGCGGTGGCCGACAGCGAGCAACTGGTCCCGGCCCGCTCCTGCAGCCAGCAGCACCGCACCGAAGCCAACCAGCTGCGCGACGACTTCGTGGCCCACTCCACCCACCTGCATTCCTCCAACGCCGAGGTGAACGCCCTGTACCGTCAGGCGCTGGAGGACATGGGGGCGCTGCGCATCGCCGTCAAGGACAACGATCGCCACTACTGGATGCCGGCGGCGGGTATTCCCTGGTTCGTCGCCGTCTTTGGCCGCGACTCGATCATCGCCAGCTTGCAGACGATGGCGGTCCATCCGGAGCTGGCAAGCGGCACCCTGTTGCGCCTTGCGATGCTGCAGGCCGAGGCGGTGGACGACTGGCACGACGCCCAGCCGGGCAAGATCCTGCACGAGTTGCGCAGCGGCGAACTCACCGAACTGGGCGAGTTGCCCTATACGCCCTACTACGGCACCGTCGATGCGACGCCCCTCTGGGCGGTGACCCTCGCCGAATCCTACGACTGGCTCGCCGACCGGCAGATGCTCGATCTGTGCCGTCCTGCCCTCGAGCGCGCCCTCGCCTGGATCGACAGGTACGGCGACTTCGACGGCGACGGCTTTGTCGAATATCTCACCCACTCGCAGCAGGGCCTGCGCAACCAGGGCTGGAAGGACTCCGGCGATGCGATCGTCTACCCGGACGGTCAACTGGTCGAACCGCCCATCGCCCTCTGCGAGGTGCAAGGCTACGTCTACGACGCCTGGCGGCGGGCGGCCCAGCTTTTTGAAGTCTGGGGAGAAGCCGATCGGGCCCGAAAGTTGCGCAGCCGGGCCGACGCCCTCTTTGAAGCGTTCAACGAGCGCTTCTGGATGGAAGAAGAAGGCTTTTACTGCCTGGGCCTTGACCGCGACAAGCAACCGATCCGCTCTATCACTTCTAACCCTGGCCAGTTGCTCGTGAGCAGCATCGTCCCGCCCGAGCGCGCAGGCCGGGTGGTCAGCCGTCTGTTCGCAGCGGATCTGTGGTCCGGCTGGGGCATCCGCACCCTCAGCAGCGAACATGTCGCCTACAACCCAATCAGCTACCAGCGCGGCAGCGTCTGGCCCCACGACAACGCGATCATCGCCGCCGGGCTCAAGCGCTACGGCTTCGATGCCGAGGTAGCCCGGATCGCGGAGGGCATCTTTGCCGCCGCCGGTTACTTCGAGGCCGGGCGGATGCCGGAACTGTTCGCGGGTATCGAGCGCCGGGCGGACGGTTTTCCTGTGCCCTATCCGGAGGCGAACGTGCCCCAGGCGTGGGCGGCAGGAGCGATTTTATTGTTGATCCGCACGCTGTTGGGCCTCAGAGCCGAAGCGAGCCATCACCGCCTGCTGGTGCGCCCCGTTCTGCCGGACTGGCTAAACAGAGTGCAACTGCGCAACCTCAAAGTCGGCACCGCCAGTTGTACGCTCACCTGCTGGCGCGAGGACGAGCGGACCCGCTGGCAGGTGAGCGACTTGATAGGTGAGCTGAAGGTCGAAGCGGCGACCACACCCTCCGCCCTCGTCCGCTGA
- a CDS encoding bifunctional YncE family protein/alkaline phosphatase family protein yields MKDNGRQTQRWRWPFSRPVTIGAIVAGLVGGTALVATSIGSLSVYYSAPAGNLQTTRQYTVGGYQGAVLPNGRLITPIGIEVSTSAPKPFGTALSPDGNTLLTVNSGTTPFSVTLVRYLKSATPEATLINLDATFMGAAFSPDSSRFYVAGGENGNIWVGDVATAKIIGSVNLNGSSHAFDSPLDPAQPPSPGFKGTFPGNLVVSGDGKYLYVVDQGSFQVFVIDTSLIATGTDAEGLITEPNNFAAVVRSVKVGRYPFGIGLSPDNKTLFVANVGVFQYTSLTPASPTGDPNTDFPLCYPGTGYPQEVTRSKQIQITKVDPRNLPVTQRDPRGIRCGYIPTSQSFVIPALGSPNVPESSSVYVLDVSSPTAPVLKKIVKTGPRVGETEEGIETYSGSHPNAVAIAPTAIYVSNGNNDSISVLDPTNLRELGRIRLGFLRGLDRRLKGLQPVSLALSPDYRTLYVAQAGINAVAVIRLEGSGGTVVGQIPTGWWPSSVRVSSDGKTLYVANANGRGAGPNNDFPPDDLGSPKSSTIGTINIFAVPADAQLARYTARVLANNGFTPSPVAEQNNPIPARNGIPSQQIKHIIFINKENATYDLLLGDIAQTRTGIPANGEPRYSLGEAASPNHHELALSFAFSDNFYLEPNVSSDGHRWLTNTYTTEFEQTHWPASYGGRRNDAGTDPNVFIPYPGRLGFTDADGSPDPHDYNQHGGIYLHLERNGKSFVNFGNGYEFAIVQEDGGTEPTGIRETVNVPMEKVVRDNSDHLFAEFNTHIPDAPLQEDPTRYSRYSRFKQVFESQYVDRKNKTCKLPNYVDLYYPNDHGGGANDIFPDGPSWDFTRYVQDNDAALGLTVDLISHSPCWKDTAIFVVEDDTQDGFDHVDGTRSLFLAISPWVKRQYLGKAHYSLASIFKTVDLVLGIPPLNQYDAAATDLRDLFTSTPDFTPYTYVPPQFVSRANPSWSRLTRGIDFTRPDADELQLRRAIMLSENLPRKKQPVAKIKSAGQVSK; encoded by the coding sequence ATGAAAGACAACGGCAGGCAGACTCAGCGGTGGCGCTGGCCTTTTTCGCGTCCGGTAACTATCGGGGCGATCGTTGCGGGACTGGTGGGCGGCACGGCGCTGGTCGCCACTTCGATCGGCTCGCTGTCGGTCTATTACAGCGCTCCGGCGGGCAATCTCCAGACGACGCGCCAGTACACGGTGGGCGGCTATCAGGGGGCGGTCCTGCCCAACGGACGGCTGATTACGCCCATCGGGATCGAGGTGAGTACGAGTGCTCCTAAGCCCTTTGGTACCGCCCTTTCACCGGACGGCAACACGCTTTTGACCGTCAACAGCGGTACGACGCCCTTTTCGGTGACGCTGGTGCGCTATCTCAAAAGCGCCACCCCCGAGGCGACGCTGATCAACCTCGACGCCACTTTTATGGGGGCCGCCTTCTCGCCCGACAGCAGCCGCTTCTACGTGGCCGGGGGCGAGAACGGCAATATCTGGGTGGGCGATGTGGCGACGGCCAAAATTATCGGTTCGGTCAACTTGAACGGCAGCAGCCATGCCTTCGATAGCCCCCTCGATCCGGCCCAACCGCCCTCGCCGGGGTTCAAGGGCACTTTTCCGGGCAATCTGGTGGTAAGTGGCGACGGCAAGTACCTCTACGTCGTCGATCAAGGCAGCTTCCAGGTTTTCGTCATCGACACCAGCTTGATCGCCACCGGCACCGACGCCGAGGGGTTGATTACCGAACCGAACAACTTTGCTGCCGTCGTGCGCTCGGTAAAAGTCGGGCGCTATCCGTTCGGCATCGGCCTCTCGCCCGACAATAAGACCCTTTTTGTCGCCAACGTCGGCGTCTTCCAGTACACGAGCCTGACACCAGCCAGCCCCACGGGCGATCCGAATACGGATTTTCCGCTGTGCTACCCCGGCACGGGCTATCCCCAGGAAGTAACCCGCAGTAAGCAGATCCAGATCACCAAAGTCGATCCGCGCAACCTGCCTGTCACCCAGCGCGACCCACGGGGCATCCGCTGCGGTTACATCCCCACAAGCCAGAGCTTTGTGATCCCGGCTCTGGGGAGCCCGAACGTGCCGGAATCTTCGTCGGTCTACGTCCTCGATGTCAGCTCCCCGACTGCGCCCGTGCTCAAAAAGATCGTCAAGACCGGACCACGGGTGGGCGAAACCGAAGAAGGGATCGAAACCTACAGCGGCAGCCACCCGAACGCGGTGGCGATTGCCCCGACGGCAATCTACGTCTCCAACGGCAACAACGACAGCATCTCGGTGCTCGATCCGACGAACCTGCGCGAACTGGGCCGCATCCGCCTTGGTTTTTTGCGCGGCCTCGATCGCCGCCTCAAGGGTCTGCAGCCGGTGTCGCTGGCTCTCAGCCCCGACTACCGCACCCTCTACGTCGCCCAGGCCGGTATCAACGCCGTTGCCGTCATTCGTCTCGAAGGCAGCGGCGGTACGGTAGTAGGCCAGATCCCGACCGGCTGGTGGCCCAGCAGCGTGCGGGTGAGCAGCGACGGCAAAACCCTCTACGTCGCCAACGCCAATGGCCGGGGGGCCGGTCCCAACAACGACTTTCCGCCCGACGATCTCGGCTCGCCCAAATCGAGCACGATCGGCACGATCAACATCTTTGCCGTTCCTGCCGACGCCCAACTGGCGCGCTACACCGCCCGCGTCCTCGCCAACAACGGCTTTACCCCCTCTCCGGTAGCCGAACAGAACAATCCGATTCCAGCCCGCAACGGTATCCCCAGTCAGCAGATCAAGCACATCATCTTCATCAACAAAGAAAACGCTACCTACGACCTGCTTTTAGGAGACATTGCCCAGACGCGCACCGGTATTCCCGCCAACGGTGAACCGCGCTATTCGCTGGGTGAGGCGGCAAGTCCCAACCACCACGAACTGGCGCTCAGCTTCGCCTTCAGCGACAACTTCTACCTTGAACCGAACGTCTCCTCCGACGGCCACCGCTGGCTGACCAACACCTACACCACCGAGTTCGAGCAGACCCACTGGCCCGCCTCCTACGGTGGGCGGCGCAACGACGCCGGTACCGATCCGAACGTTTTTATTCCCTATCCGGGTCGATTGGGATTCACCGACGCGGACGGTTCGCCCGATCCCCACGACTACAACCAGCACGGCGGCATCTACCTGCACTTGGAGCGCAACGGCAAGAGCTTCGTCAACTTCGGCAACGGCTACGAATTTGCGATCGTCCAGGAGGACGGCGGCACCGAGCCCACCGGCATCCGCGAGACGGTGAACGTGCCGATGGAAAAAGTCGTGCGCGACAACAGCGATCACCTGTTTGCCGAATTCAACACCCATATCCCCGACGCGCCCCTGCAGGAAGATCCGACCCGCTACAGCCGCTATAGCCGCTTCAAGCAGGTCTTCGAGTCCCAGTACGTCGATCGCAAGAACAAGACCTGCAAGTTGCCCAACTACGTCGATCTGTACTATCCCAACGACCACGGCGGCGGCGCGAACGACATCTTCCCAGACGGTCCGAGCTGGGACTTTACCCGCTACGTCCAGGACAACGACGCTGCTTTGGGCCTCACCGTGGACCTCATCTCCCACAGCCCCTGCTGGAAGGACACGGCGATCTTCGTCGTCGAGGACGACACCCAGGACGGCTTCGATCACGTCGATGGCACCCGCTCGCTGTTTCTTGCCATCAGCCCCTGGGTAAAGCGCCAGTACCTGGGCAAGGCCCACTACAGCCTGGCGAGCATCTTCAAAACCGTCGATCTGGTGCTCGGCATCCCGCCCCTGAACCAGTACGACGCGGCGGCCACCGACCTGCGGGATCTCTTTACCAGCACCCCCGACTTTACCCCCTACACCTACGTACCGCCCCAGTTCGTGAGCCGCGCCAACCCGAGTTGGAGCCGCCTCACCAGGGGCATCGACTTTACCAGACCGGACGCGGACGAACTGCAGCTGCGCCGGGCCATCATGCTCTCGGAGAACCTGCCGCGCAAGAAGCAGCCGGTAGCGAAGATCAAGTCTGCCGGGCAGGTCAGCAAGTGA
- a CDS encoding response regulator, with product MTTVLIVEDHTLMRLGLRQVLSQAPGYQVVGEARDGEEALALARSLGPDLVLMDLGLPVVSGIEVTRTLKREFPELRVLALTSHDEDESVFGALAAGADGYCLKATASVASRLLAAVASVRDGAAWLDPEVADRVLRDLGRIAQTTAVNPLSDREMDVLKLVADGLTNPEIGRQLYISAGTVRVHVSNIIAKLGVNDRVQAAVRALREGWLS from the coding sequence ATGACCACCGTTTTGATCGTCGAGGATCACACGCTGATGCGCCTGGGCCTGCGCCAGGTGCTCTCCCAGGCACCCGGTTATCAGGTGGTGGGCGAGGCGCGCGATGGCGAGGAAGCGCTGGCCCTGGCCCGCTCGCTGGGACCGGATCTGGTGCTGATGGATCTGGGGTTGCCGGTGGTGAGCGGCATCGAGGTGACCCGCACCCTCAAGCGCGAATTTCCGGAACTGCGCGTTCTCGCCCTCACCTCCCACGACGAGGATGAGAGCGTCTTTGGAGCGCTCGCTGCCGGGGCGGACGGCTACTGCCTCAAGGCCACCGCCAGCGTCGCGAGCCGCCTTCTCGCAGCGGTCGCCTCGGTGCGCGACGGAGCGGCCTGGCTCGATCCGGAGGTAGCCGACCGCGTGCTGCGGGATCTGGGCCGCATCGCCCAGACCACCGCTGTCAATCCTCTCTCCGATCGTGAAATGGACGTGCTCAAACTGGTGGCCGATGGCCTCACCAATCCGGAGATTGGCCGCCAGCTCTACATCTCGGCGGGCACGGTGCGGGTGCATGTGAGCAACATCATCGCCAAACTTGGCGTCAACGACCGCGTCCAGGCGGCGGTCCGCGCCCTGCGCGAGGGCTGGCTCAGCTAA
- a CDS encoding DEAD/DEAH box helicase: protein MQILHGTWLLDPTDDPFIQDGAFYLWAETAGGGHPGYLSGPTLQKLLCEDLSLPLGPPAQVRRQIVRCSFLLPAASGRSLPSPELARFLELELPTDWQWQPQPIDCYRLPAGGLVRFLHDLHFLIQQNRGEIQLGGDLLFWHHCSQFLKAVIYKDHYIPALRYRKLPPEKGKKKAPPAQIYPGWQCVGEQYEAGLRQYAEAMPLVCTLGSVGLQPPSSPLVAEDLLRHFCEVVLNAVVTHTPLTAAFDQQLSGSLVADCLSGAQSYWSADRPGALDDYRQWQSWQQKLTHLWSSTAFVLCLQLEAPEEEDEHQTLWQLSFLVASRRDPSWRLSLFDYWSAPEAERQQWQQHWLGSDFEANLLLALGYAARMCPLLWAGLRTSHPVGLDLEVEEAFAFLQDSAWVLEEAGFRVLVPAWWTPEGRRRARIRLKATARQAASAGQGLLNLQTLIDYQYELSIGDQSLSESEWQKLIAAKLPLVQLRGQWLVLEAERMQQMLEFWRRHREERPALSLLEWMKLSASESDLEFECDAALRSMLDRLSDQSRLIALADPPGLVGRLRPYQQRGLSWLTYLEQLGLGGCLADDMGLGKSLQVIARLLHEKAESPAAAPTLLIAPTSVLGNWRKEIEKFAPQLKVHVHHGSGRPQTSEAFQAACRTHDVVLSSYTLVRKDERLFGALEWQRLVIDEAQNIKNPKAGQTRAIQKLPARSRLALTGTPIENRLLDLWSIFQFLNPGYLGNESQFRKRFELPIQKENDREQAARLKRLIEPLVLRRVKSDPNIIRDLPDKIEQKLYCQLTREQASLYAAVLKDVEAQIEQVEGIARKGLILATLTRLKQICNHPMQFLQDNSPFSPERSHKLSRLGEMIEEVIAEGESLLVFSQFREIGAALERHLRQRHYNTYFLHGGVSREKRERQISEFQDPDTGPSVFILSLKAGGVGITLTRANHVFHFDRWWNPAVEDQATDRAFRIGQIKNVFVHKFVVMGTLEERIDQMIEHKKQVASAIVGADESWLSELDNERFKELIALSESALLE from the coding sequence ATGCAGATCCTGCACGGCACCTGGCTTTTAGATCCAACGGACGATCCTTTTATTCAGGATGGCGCGTTTTATCTGTGGGCGGAGACAGCAGGCGGCGGCCATCCCGGCTATTTGAGCGGACCAACGCTGCAGAAACTGCTCTGCGAGGATCTGTCCTTGCCCCTCGGTCCTCCCGCCCAGGTCCGGCGGCAGATCGTCCGCTGCAGCTTTTTGCTGCCTGCCGCCAGTGGTCGCTCCCTGCCTTCGCCGGAGCTGGCGCGATTTCTGGAATTAGAACTGCCCACTGACTGGCAGTGGCAGCCCCAGCCGATCGATTGCTACAGGCTTCCGGCGGGCGGACTTGTCCGCTTTCTGCACGACCTGCACTTTCTTATTCAGCAGAACCGGGGCGAGATTCAACTGGGGGGCGATCTGCTGTTCTGGCACCATTGCAGTCAGTTTCTCAAAGCCGTCATCTACAAGGACCACTACATCCCGGCGCTCAGATACCGAAAGCTGCCCCCTGAGAAGGGCAAAAAGAAAGCGCCCCCCGCCCAGATCTATCCGGGCTGGCAGTGCGTCGGCGAGCAGTACGAGGCGGGCCTCAGGCAGTACGCCGAAGCGATGCCCCTGGTCTGCACCCTGGGCAGCGTCGGCCTACAGCCTCCCAGTTCTCCGCTGGTTGCAGAAGATCTGCTGCGCCACTTCTGTGAAGTGGTCCTGAACGCCGTCGTCACCCATACGCCGCTGACGGCGGCCTTCGACCAGCAACTGAGCGGCTCACTGGTGGCAGACTGTTTGTCGGGTGCTCAGAGTTACTGGTCGGCGGATCGTCCGGGTGCTCTGGACGATTACCGGCAGTGGCAATCCTGGCAGCAAAAACTCACCCACCTGTGGAGCAGCACCGCCTTCGTGCTCTGCCTGCAACTGGAGGCACCGGAGGAAGAGGACGAGCACCAGACGCTCTGGCAATTGAGCTTTCTGGTGGCCTCGCGCCGCGATCCGTCCTGGCGGTTGTCGCTGTTCGATTACTGGAGTGCGCCCGAGGCCGAACGGCAGCAGTGGCAGCAGCACTGGCTGGGCAGCGATTTTGAGGCGAACCTGCTTTTAGCCCTTGGCTACGCGGCGCGGATGTGCCCGCTCCTCTGGGCGGGGCTGCGCACCTCCCATCCGGTCGGGCTGGATCTGGAGGTGGAGGAAGCCTTCGCCTTTTTGCAGGACAGCGCCTGGGTACTGGAGGAGGCTGGTTTTCGGGTGCTGGTGCCCGCTTGGTGGACCCCCGAGGGCCGCCGTCGCGCCCGTATTCGGCTGAAGGCAACTGCCCGCCAGGCGGCTTCTGCGGGCCAGGGACTATTGAACCTGCAGACGCTCATCGACTACCAGTACGAGCTGAGCATCGGCGATCAGAGCCTGAGCGAGTCGGAGTGGCAGAAGTTGATCGCAGCCAAGTTGCCCCTGGTGCAGCTGCGCGGCCAGTGGCTGGTGCTCGAAGCGGAACGGATGCAGCAGATGCTCGAGTTCTGGCGCAGGCACCGCGAGGAACGACCGGCGCTGTCGCTGCTGGAGTGGATGAAGTTGAGTGCCTCCGAAAGCGATCTGGAATTTGAATGCGATGCCGCTCTGCGCTCGATGCTGGACCGGCTCAGCGACCAGAGCCGGCTGATCGCCCTCGCCGATCCGCCCGGATTGGTGGGCAGGCTGCGCCCCTACCAGCAGCGGGGGCTCTCCTGGCTCACCTACCTCGAACAGCTGGGCTTGGGCGGCTGTCTGGCCGACGACATGGGCCTGGGCAAGAGCCTGCAGGTGATTGCCCGACTCCTCCACGAAAAGGCCGAATCGCCCGCAGCGGCTCCGACCCTGCTGATTGCTCCGACCTCGGTGCTGGGTAACTGGCGCAAGGAAATTGAAAAGTTCGCGCCCCAACTCAAAGTCCACGTCCATCACGGCTCTGGTCGTCCCCAGACATCGGAAGCGTTCCAGGCTGCCTGCCGTACCCACGATGTCGTGCTCAGCTCGTACACTCTGGTGCGCAAGGACGAGCGGCTCTTTGGCGCGCTCGAGTGGCAGCGGCTGGTGATCGACGAGGCCCAGAACATCAAAAATCCAAAGGCCGGCCAGACGCGGGCGATCCAGAAATTGCCCGCCCGCTCCCGCCTCGCCCTCACCGGAACACCGATCGAGAACCGCCTGCTCGATCTGTGGTCTATTTTCCAGTTTCTCAACCCCGGCTACCTGGGCAACGAGAGCCAGTTTCGCAAGCGCTTCGAGCTGCCGATTCAAAAAGAAAACGACCGCGAGCAAGCCGCCCGGCTCAAGCGGCTCATCGAACCGCTGGTCCTGCGGCGGGTCAAGAGCGATCCCAACATCATCCGCGACCTGCCCGACAAGATCGAGCAAAAGCTCTACTGCCAGTTGACGCGGGAGCAGGCGTCGCTCTATGCGGCGGTGCTCAAGGACGTCGAAGCGCAGATCGAGCAGGTGGAGGGCATCGCCCGCAAGGGATTGATCCTCGCCACCCTCACCCGACTCAAGCAAATCTGCAACCACCCGATGCAGTTTCTGCAAGACAACAGCCCCTTCAGCCCGGAGCGCTCCCACAAGCTCAGCCGCCTGGGCGAGATGATCGAGGAGGTGATCGCCGAGGGCGAGAGCCTGCTCGTCTTCAGCCAGTTTCGTGAAATCGGGGCCGCCCTGGAGCGGCACCTGCGCCAGCGACACTACAACACCTATTTTTTGCACGGCGGCGTCAGCCGCGAAAAGCGCGAGCGGCAGATCAGCGAATTTCAAGACCCCGACACCGGCCCTTCGGTCTTTATTCTCTCTTTGAAGGCGGGTGGGGTCGGCATCACCCTCACCCGCGCCAACCACGTCTTTCACTTCGACCGCTGGTGGAATCCGGCGGTCGAAGACCAGGCCACCGACCGCGCCTTTCGCATCGGGCAGATCAAAAATGTCTTTGTCCACAAATTTGTGGTCATGGGTACCCTCGAAGAGCGCATCGACCAGATGATCGAACACAAAAAACAGGTCGCCTCCGCCATCGTCGGCGCGGACGAGTCGTGGCTGAGCGAACTGGACAACGAGCGCTTCAAAGAACTGATTGCCCTGAGCGAGAGCGCTCTACTCGAATAG